From Veillonella dispar, one genomic window encodes:
- a CDS encoding pseudouridine synthase, whose protein sequence is MERLQKFIASCGVASRRKAEELITEGKVQVNGRKVTELGVKIDPQKDKVKVNGQLLAQEKPVYYLLNKPKGVITSVSDPQGRETVLDYIKNESKRIYPIGRLDLYTEGLLLLTNDGELAQNLTHPSKGVEKTYEVRIKGRVRDEDLQVIANGVKLEDGMTAPATIVDLGFDDHNGVHEVEITIHEGRNRQVRRMFEHFGYRIHNLKRIAYAGLTLGGVKRGASRQLTIREVKALKALGTDKK, encoded by the coding sequence ATGGAACGATTACAAAAATTTATTGCTAGTTGTGGTGTTGCATCACGACGTAAGGCAGAAGAATTAATTACAGAGGGGAAAGTTCAGGTTAATGGCCGCAAGGTAACTGAGCTGGGCGTTAAAATTGACCCTCAAAAAGATAAGGTTAAGGTTAATGGTCAATTATTGGCGCAAGAAAAGCCTGTATATTATTTATTAAATAAGCCGAAGGGCGTCATTACATCTGTATCTGACCCTCAAGGTCGAGAAACTGTTTTAGATTATATTAAAAATGAATCTAAACGCATTTATCCTATTGGTCGTCTCGATTTATATACGGAAGGTTTACTATTACTTACCAATGATGGTGAGTTAGCACAAAACTTAACACATCCATCTAAAGGTGTAGAAAAAACCTATGAAGTGCGCATTAAAGGTCGCGTTCGTGATGAAGATTTACAAGTCATTGCCAATGGCGTTAAACTTGAAGACGGAATGACAGCACCTGCTACAATTGTAGACTTAGGTTTTGACGATCATAACGGTGTTCATGAAGTAGAGATTACAATTCATGAAGGTCGTAATCGCCAAGTTCGTCGTATGTTTGAACACTTTGGGTATCGCATTCATAACTTAAAACGTATTGCTTATGCAGGTCTCACATTGGGTGGTGTAAAACGTGGTGCTTCTCGTCAACTTACTATTAGAGAGGTTAAAGCACTTAAAGCGTTGGGGACTGATAAGAAATGA
- the scpB gene encoding SMC-Scp complex subunit ScpB, whose amino-acid sequence MSLPTMHLEAVLFSSAKPISIDMLGEVFGLSTEEVQDYIDTLQRELEDQNRGIRLRVSGAGVELVSAMESADYVGHIRKREDKLSNAAMETLAVIAYKQPITKAEIEEIRGVNSDKIIKQLLTRSLIAELGHKDTVGRPILYGTTDEFLRSAGVESIEALHQEVSETEG is encoded by the coding sequence ATGAGCTTACCAACAATGCATTTAGAGGCCGTATTGTTTTCATCGGCAAAGCCTATATCAATAGATATGCTTGGAGAAGTATTTGGACTTTCAACAGAGGAAGTACAGGACTATATAGACACATTACAACGTGAGCTTGAAGACCAAAATCGAGGTATCCGATTGAGAGTATCAGGGGCTGGTGTTGAGTTAGTTAGCGCTATGGAAAGCGCTGATTATGTAGGTCATATACGTAAGCGAGAAGATAAATTATCTAATGCAGCGATGGAAACATTAGCTGTTATAGCCTATAAACAACCTATAACTAAAGCTGAAATTGAAGAAATCCGCGGTGTAAATAGCGATAAGATTATTAAACAATTACTCACTCGATCTCTTATTGCTGAGCTAGGTCATAAAGACACTGTAGGAAGACCTATTCTTTATGGCACAACTGACGAGTTTTTAAGAAGTGCTGGTGTAGAATCTATTGAAGCTTTACATCAAGAAGTTTCGGAAACAGAAGGATAA
- a CDS encoding segregation and condensation protein A: protein MGDYNYKLDVFEGPLDLLLHLIEKHKIEITDIPIVEITSQYLEYLDNWNHFDIHYSSEFLVMASTLLQIKSRMLLPKAEPEPDEAEDPRDELVAKLVEFKKIKDFTALLMERTAVSANIFSRPEETSVLGLDNVYNLELSQLYEIFYQTLKRAKELPEEEPIREVKVEKDSYSLEDMILSLSSRIRRGESLHFRELLVAIETKSGMVTIFMAVLELLKQQIMEMSYEEDDIVFTAALEGTV, encoded by the coding sequence ATGGGAGATTATAATTATAAGTTAGATGTTTTTGAAGGTCCTTTAGACTTGCTTTTACATCTCATTGAAAAACATAAAATAGAAATCACCGATATTCCTATCGTTGAAATTACGAGTCAATACTTGGAATATTTAGATAATTGGAATCACTTTGATATTCATTATAGTAGTGAGTTTCTTGTAATGGCATCTACCTTATTGCAGATTAAATCGCGTATGTTACTGCCTAAAGCTGAACCTGAGCCAGATGAAGCTGAGGATCCACGTGATGAATTGGTAGCAAAATTAGTAGAGTTTAAGAAAATCAAGGATTTTACAGCTCTATTAATGGAGCGTACAGCTGTTTCTGCCAATATATTTAGTAGACCTGAAGAAACAAGCGTACTTGGATTAGATAATGTATATAATTTAGAACTTTCCCAATTATACGAAATTTTTTATCAAACCTTAAAGCGAGCTAAGGAATTACCTGAAGAGGAACCTATTCGTGAAGTAAAGGTTGAAAAAGACAGTTATAGCTTAGAAGATATGATTCTGTCTTTATCTAGTCGTATACGTCGTGGTGAAAGTTTACACTTTAGAGAGTTATTAGTGGCAATTGAAACAAAGAGTGGAATGGTAACGATCTTTATGGCTGTTTTAGAATTGTTGAAACAACAAATTATGGAAATGAGCTATGAAGAGGATGATATTGTATTCACTGCAGCCTTAGAAGGTACCGTATAG
- a CDS encoding phosphoethanolamine transferase — MLSSLKQIGRNPIFRFGIISIVLYIALFFIYEPITLGLDVEDITILAVPTIVGTFLFQYFMGCTVFHRPFLGYGLVGILWALTFPLLFHWSYVKPLYFYEFANDFLFGLLIFMGLSGIQFLLNQTNRLHKTTSLIMAIITMILSLIPFLQIGYYLTTWHCLTPASLLAVYMTNPEEAFGFLKNAAGIPGLIAVGIGLILWTYLLYWSNLGMKAVVNLNTTRPMRSTLLIASIVAFLVYVPFFLFPKTCIVANWIAAGDYVKQMQQYNDNHHLVFDSFNLDTKETSANKTPGTIILVIGESSSRDYMKVYNPNFPYDDTPWQGNMRSDNKDFVFFDNAYSSYVQTVPTLERALSERNQYDDKPFLDSANILDVAKKAGYTTSWFSNQGVFGEYDTAISLMAKTADTTKWSHESYAFSDRYDESLLPLLQSVDPTKNNFIVIHIMGSHIYYNDRYPHEFSKWKQGPYPDGQEAYANSQLYTDWLLQQIYTYGKEKLNLQAMVYFSDHGESLDKSHNPDTFDFVMTHIPFWIYLSPQYRAAYPQTAEELTKHEHQYFTNDLLYDTLIGLMHAPNQRYDATRDFSNDKYRFNLHNLTTLLGEQPLTNDPVNAGK, encoded by the coding sequence ATGTTATCTAGTTTAAAGCAAATTGGGAGAAACCCCATCTTTCGCTTTGGTATCATTAGTATTGTTTTATATATAGCTCTATTTTTCATCTATGAACCTATTACACTAGGACTAGATGTTGAAGATATAACGATTTTAGCAGTACCAACAATTGTAGGTACTTTTTTATTTCAATACTTTATGGGGTGTACCGTTTTTCATAGACCATTTTTAGGATATGGATTAGTTGGTATTCTTTGGGCTCTTACATTCCCACTCCTTTTCCACTGGTCCTATGTTAAACCTTTATATTTCTATGAATTCGCTAATGACTTCTTATTTGGCCTACTCATTTTTATGGGCTTATCTGGAATTCAATTCTTACTAAATCAAACGAATCGCCTTCATAAAACCACATCATTAATCATGGCAATCATTACCATGATATTAAGTCTTATTCCATTCTTACAAATTGGATACTACTTAACTACATGGCATTGTTTAACGCCAGCTAGTTTACTAGCAGTATATATGACGAACCCAGAAGAAGCCTTTGGTTTCTTAAAAAATGCTGCCGGTATCCCTGGTCTTATCGCTGTTGGTATAGGTCTTATATTATGGACGTATCTACTCTACTGGTCTAATCTAGGAATGAAAGCAGTAGTAAACTTAAATACTACACGACCTATGCGCTCTACATTGCTAATTGCATCTATAGTAGCATTCTTAGTATATGTACCATTCTTCTTATTCCCTAAAACATGTATTGTAGCAAACTGGATTGCTGCTGGCGATTATGTAAAACAGATGCAACAATATAATGATAACCATCATTTAGTTTTCGATTCCTTTAATTTAGATACAAAGGAAACCTCTGCCAATAAAACACCAGGTACGATCATATTAGTAATTGGTGAGTCTAGTTCTCGTGATTATATGAAGGTTTATAATCCAAACTTCCCTTATGACGATACACCATGGCAAGGTAATATGCGCTCTGATAACAAAGATTTTGTGTTCTTTGATAACGCATATTCATCCTATGTACAAACAGTACCTACTCTAGAACGCGCTTTATCTGAACGCAATCAATATGATGATAAACCATTCCTTGATTCAGCAAACATCTTAGACGTAGCTAAAAAGGCTGGTTATACTACTTCTTGGTTTAGTAACCAAGGTGTATTTGGTGAATACGATACAGCCATTTCTCTAATGGCAAAAACAGCAGATACTACAAAATGGTCTCACGAATCATATGCATTCTCTGATCGCTATGATGAATCATTATTGCCTTTATTACAATCTGTAGACCCTACGAAAAATAACTTTATCGTTATTCATATCATGGGTAGCCATATTTATTACAATGACCGTTACCCTCATGAGTTTAGTAAATGGAAACAAGGCCCATACCCAGATGGCCAAGAAGCATATGCTAATAGCCAACTGTATACGGATTGGTTATTACAACAAATCTATACGTATGGTAAGGAAAAATTAAACTTACAAGCTATGGTCTATTTCTCTGACCACGGTGAAAGTTTAGATAAATCTCATAACCCAGATACATTTGACTTTGTTATGACTCACATTCCATTCTGGATTTATTTATCTCCTCAATATCGTGCAGCGTATCCTCAAACTGCAGAGGAACTTACTAAGCACGAACATCAATACTTTACAAATGATTTACTATATGACACATTAATCGGTCTTATGCATGCACCTAACCAACGTTATGATGCAACACGAGACTTCAGTAATGATAAGTATCGATTTAATTTACATAACCTTACTACCTTACTAGGGGAACAACCATTAACTAACGATCCTGTAAATGCAGGTAAATAA
- a CDS encoding DUF523 domain-containing protein — MNKKPKLLISECLCGVSCRYDGKDNYIGKLPLLKEMFDLVPVCPEVLGGLSTPRDPAERQGERICTANGTDVTKEFLIGAQNTLDIAFQNECNRALMKAKSPSCGYKRIYDGTFSKTLRDGHGCTVEALLKNNIEVYTEDDIDLLIEEKKR, encoded by the coding sequence ATGAATAAGAAACCTAAATTGCTAATTAGTGAATGTCTATGCGGCGTATCATGTCGTTATGATGGAAAAGATAATTATATAGGGAAATTACCATTGTTAAAAGAAATGTTTGATTTAGTACCTGTATGTCCAGAAGTATTAGGTGGACTTAGTACACCGCGTGATCCTGCAGAGCGACAAGGAGAACGTATATGTACGGCTAATGGGACTGATGTAACTAAAGAATTCCTTATAGGTGCTCAGAATACATTAGATATAGCTTTTCAAAATGAGTGTAATCGGGCTCTAATGAAAGCAAAAAGCCCTAGTTGTGGCTATAAGCGCATTTATGATGGCACCTTTAGTAAAACCCTACGGGATGGTCATGGATGCACTGTAGAGGCTCTATTAAAGAATAATATTGAAGTGTATACAGAAGATGATATTGATTTATTAATAGAAGAAAAAAAGAGATGA